CTATGTTTAAGGTTAAAGAAGCCACCTTGGGAGAGACAAAAGTAGTTGGAGACAGTGCTGCTACAGTTAATGTATCTTATACTACTGAAGATGGAAAGAAAGACGAATTTGATTTGAATCTGGTAAAACAAAGCGGAAAATGGCTGGTAAACATTAAAGGTAAGTAATGTCTTTCAGAGACCTTGCCAAATTAGGTCTAACCACATTAATTTTATTGCTTATTGGCAGTTCGGCTATATTTTCAGGCAGGACTGCCAATTTATCTTCAAAAAGTAATTCTGAGATACCCGCTTTGGCATTAAGCAAATTGCAAGATGGCGATGTAATCCTTAGAAAAGGTAACAGTTTATTATCAGAACTCATAGCCCGAAATTTTCCCGCGGCAGAAGGTATGTCTCATTGTGGTTTTATCTTTAAAATAGATAACCATTATCAAGTTATCCATACCATTTCCAAATCACTTTCCGATATTGATGGCATTAGAATGAGTTCTTTGGAAGATTTTATCCGGGAGGCAAAACAAAATCGGATTTGCATTATTCGCTATCATAAAGAATTGAATTCGAACGAAATGAAAGAAAAATGCCTTCTTCTGCTCAAACAAAAGACACCTTTTGACGATAATTTCGACCTTAGCGATTCTTCCAAATTGTATTGTTCTGAACTATTACGCCAGATTTATTTGGAAGAAGGAGAGCAAGATTTCTTTCAAAAACGAAAAATTGCAGGCGTTTCCGTGATTGATTTTTCCACTTTCTTTAATCCTAAACTGTTTACGCCTGTTTATAAAAACTACTGAACTACTGAACTAAACAAAAATGACTATCCGACCATTGAACTATTGAAATACTAAAACGATGCTTGGGCATTATCGCCACTATGATTCTGAATTGAATGCAAAAAAAACCATTCCTATCACCCCTCCGATTTTGGTTGGTAAATATATGCAGCTGATTGCACAGGATAAAAAAGGGGGATACTTTTTACCTTTACCACCCAATAAACATTAAAAAAGCAGTTGACAATTTAGAGGGTTAAAAATTGATTGACAAGAAATGCTGCCGATGTAGCTCAAAGGTAGAGCAATTGATTTGTAATCAATAGGTTGGGGGTTCAATTCCCTTCATCGGCTCCAGAAATTATAGGTGTGGAGAGGTTCCCGAGCGGTCAAAGGGATCAGACTGTAAATCTGCTGTCGGATGACTTCGGAGGTTCGAATCCTCCCCTCTCCACCAGAAATAGTTTTTTTTTAAAAAAGCGGGAGTAGCTCAGTTGGCTAGAGCATCAGCCTTCCAAGCTGAGGGTCGCGGGTTCGAACCCCGTTTCCCGCTCCAAGGTTATATTTGTAAAGCTCAAGTAGCTCAGCAGGTAGAGCACCTCCTTGGTAAGGAGGAGGTCACCGGTTCAAGTCCGGTCTTGAGCTCCACTTTTGAAATCGGAAGATATATTTAGCCAATTTATCGGACCGTTCAAAATAAGAAAAAGGATAGTATATGCCTGAAGGTATATATTTTTAGAAAAAAATTAAGAATAAGAGATGGGCTTAAAAGATAAAACTTAAGTCCAGGAGGAACAATGGCAAAAGAGAAATATGTTCGCACTAAGCCACATCTGAATGTGGGAACAATTGGTCATATAGACCATGGAAAAACAACGCTGACTGCAGCGATTACTTTGTATCTGAGTAAAAAAGGCGGAGCCAAATTCCGTTCATTTGACAGTATTGATAATGCTCCGGAAGAAAAAGCCCGCGGTATAACTATTGCTACAGCTCATGTCGAATATGAAACAGATGCCCGTCATTATGCTCATATTGACTGCCCCGGTCATGCCGATTATATTAAAAATATGATCACTGGTGCAGCTCAAATGGATGGAGCAATTTTGGTTGTTAGCGCTGATGATGGACCAATGCCTCAAACCCGTGAGCATATTTTGCTTGCCCGCCAAGTTGGTGTACCTGCAATAGTTGTCTTTATGAATAAATGTGATTTAGTGGATGATCCGGAACTGCTTGACTTGGTGGAAATGGAAGTGCGTGAATTGCTTGATAAATATGAATTTCCGGGAGCGGAAGTTCCAGTGATTCGTGGTTCTGCTTTAAAAGCACTCAATGGAGATCCTGAAGCTGAGCAGCAAATTCAGCAACTTTTGGATGCCGTTGATACTTATATTCCACTTCCCGAACGCCCAGTTGATAAGCCCTTCTTATTGCCCGTGGAAGATGTTTTCAGTATTCCTGGCAGAGGAACCGTAGCTACAGGCCGCGTGGATAGAGGCGTAATTAAAGTTGGTGATAAGGTTGAACGGGTAGGTATCAGAGAAACAGTGGAAACAACTTGCACAGGCGTGGAAATGTTCCGTAAACTTTTGGACGAAGCTCAAGCCGGAGATAATATCGGTGTGCTGTTACGCGGTTTCGGTAAAAAAGATGTCGTGCGCGGTATGGTATTAGCCAAACCCAAATCCATTACTCCACACACAAAATTTATAGGTCAGACCTATGTATTAACCGAAGAAGAAGGTGGACGCAAGAAACCCTTCCAAACCGGTTACCGTCCTCAGTTTTATTTTCGCACTACTGATGTTACAGGTAGTTTAACTCTTCCCGAAGGAGTAAAAATGGTTATGCCCGGTGACAATGTTGAAATTCAAGCGGAATTAATAACTCCAATTGCTATGGAACAAGGGCTGCGTTTTGCTATTCGTGAAGGTGGGCATACCATCGGTAGCGGTGTAGTTTCCCAAATGTTAGAATAAAAAACCGGATACACGATAATGAGAGATATAATTATCCTTGCCTGCGAAGAATGCAAGAATCGTAATTATACTACTACGCGTAATAAACGCAAGCATCCGTCCAGAATGGAGCTGAAAAAGTATTGCCCCACCTGCCGGAAACATACTGTTCATAAGCAGCGTTAAGAGATATACACACATAAATGTTGCACAGGACAGTAGTTCAACTGGTAGAGCA
Above is a window of Candidatus Cloacimonas sp. DNA encoding:
- a CDS encoding YiiX/YebB-like N1pC/P60 family cysteine hydrolase translates to MSFRDLAKLGLTTLILLLIGSSAIFSGRTANLSSKSNSEIPALALSKLQDGDVILRKGNSLLSELIARNFPAAEGMSHCGFIFKIDNHYQVIHTISKSLSDIDGIRMSSLEDFIREAKQNRICIIRYHKELNSNEMKEKCLLLLKQKTPFDDNFDLSDSSKLYCSELLRQIYLEEGEQDFFQKRKIAGVSVIDFSTFFNPKLFTPVYKNY
- the tuf gene encoding elongation factor Tu is translated as MAKEKYVRTKPHLNVGTIGHIDHGKTTLTAAITLYLSKKGGAKFRSFDSIDNAPEEKARGITIATAHVEYETDARHYAHIDCPGHADYIKNMITGAAQMDGAILVVSADDGPMPQTREHILLARQVGVPAIVVFMNKCDLVDDPELLDLVEMEVRELLDKYEFPGAEVPVIRGSALKALNGDPEAEQQIQQLLDAVDTYIPLPERPVDKPFLLPVEDVFSIPGRGTVATGRVDRGVIKVGDKVERVGIRETVETTCTGVEMFRKLLDEAQAGDNIGVLLRGFGKKDVVRGMVLAKPKSITPHTKFIGQTYVLTEEEGGRKKPFQTGYRPQFYFRTTDVTGSLTLPEGVKMVMPGDNVEIQAELITPIAMEQGLRFAIREGGHTIGSGVVSQMLE
- the rpmG gene encoding 50S ribosomal protein L33 encodes the protein MRDIIILACEECKNRNYTTTRNKRKHPSRMELKKYCPTCRKHTVHKQR